The genomic stretch tcgcatgctagattatagttcacttaaaatgaattaaaataaagttgatgggatctttctctaaaaacggaaattgagattagtctttataagggcaaacatctatgaatcatttcttcgtcggtaggcctaatatgaccccttctacgttgggtaagtagttgtgttgacttagtttacctcaacatcatagtccgaagagtttctcgtgattatgatggactaaagatagtatttacagaaatttatcgaccaagaattctaacggtagaattagctaaaaggttagcttatcaatttacagaaaattgagtcttgggatcatttatataattcttgagggaggtcaattgtataaatgttttgagtcttcgcgttatgacattagttcattagacttaaaatcaaaacgatgcacatgcttatttttttattcttctttcgcagtgtagaaaaCGATCATttattgataatactgttacaactaaatggctggaaataacgaaatcccaatgccgagtgtcacactagatcgttcgtcctggctgaaaatattcatggaccaaatgaatcagtccacgcgactgaagaatgatgggtccaactttgcggactgggaggcgacactacggaatctttgccattcttgacggtaagctcaagtacttaattgagccaataccggtaaacccaggccccaatgcaggagtcaacgagtcactcgcttatagtgatttcgttatggaagcgggtgcgataaagaacgtactcatctttacaatggaaaccaatttgcagagacgcttcattgcccaaggtgcaaacaagattttcaccacgctcactaacgagttctcaaaggcaccgagaatcgttacatatgagcatacctgtcgcttctttgatgcgaaattccataagggccaaccggttagcccacacattcttcacatgattgagaatgtcgagaagtggaGGCACCTTTGAATTGTAaaatcggtgagagcattgtcattgaccgaatgcttcattctcttcacgatggttttgcccttttcagggcgaactactacatgaatgacttgaaaaagagtcctcatgagctacactcccttctcgtacagaccgagaaggatatgaaattgagtgggagcgtgaagcaggatgttctcacgatttacaacaaaggtaaaggtaagggcaaggctcatggcgacctagctgtaggaaagccaaagtttaagaagccaggaaacggtaagagtgcgcctggtgagactagtggctcacagggcaaggcaaagagcaagggcggtgacatagaatgccaccattgtcacaagactggacatttgaggaggaactgtcccgtgtaccgtgaggacatcaaagcaggcagcgtcgttcctgttggtatgtcatcttatattcatatgattgagattaactatgcaagtttcggaacttgggtaccggatactggttgtggttctcatctgtgtaatcatttgcagggcctaaagaacatcatacctctcgaaaaaggtgatgtggacctgcgagtcgggaatggagctagagttgctgctgtctcgaagggaacatatgtaatccaactccctagtggttttgagttattttaaataactgttactatatacccagtttatctaagaacattatttctatttccgtactcgatatagacggttttgcattttcactaaaggataatagctgtattttccttttaatgaaatgatttatggcaaagcagtttccatgaatggaatttatatcttagatcaaaccacagaagtattacacatgaataataagaaattaaaggttggtgacaaagatcaaacctatctatggcattgtcgaatgggacacataaatgagaaacgcgtgaagaaactcgtcgataatgggactattcccgcattcgattttctacatatggcacgtgtgaatcatgtctcattggcaagatgactcgaatttccttcaaaggtgttggaatgcgcgctagtgacctactaggactcatacatacggacgtatgtggacccatgtcaattaccgctatagatggctatagatattttatcacttacacggacgatttgagtagatacggatatgtctacttaatgaagcataaaagtgagtcctttgagaaattcaaggaataccagaacagggtacaaaacaaactgggtagaaaggttaaagcacttcgttcagatcggggtggcgaatatctttcaaatgagtttgatcaacacctgaaagactgtggaatcgttttgcagttaactccacctggaacacctcaattgaatggtgtgtccgaacggagaaatcgaaccttacttgatatggttctatccatgatgagtcacacggtagtgcctgattcattatggggttatgctcttttgtcagctgctcttatacttaaccgaagtccgtctaaagctgtcgacaagactccatatgaaatgtggaagggaacggtccctaacttgtcctttattcgggtttggggctgcgaggcttatgtcaagtggagacacgaggataagctcggcccgcgatcggtcaagaaaTACTTTATAGGTtttccaaaaggaacatttggtcattacttttattcgcctaccgaacatcgagtttttgttgcggctagtgcgacgttcttagagaaagaatttctcgagaacaagacaagtaatagaaccttcgagctgtcggagattccagaaccaacgaccgaggaacggatggaggaagtggttcctccaagcgatgatacggttaatattcgaggaacctaggaggtcgggtagagactctcatcctccggacagatacattggtatggtcgaggagaatgacattttacttctagaaagtaatgaacccgcaacctataaaggtgctatggcctgttccgactcaaagctatggcttgaagccatgcaatctgaaatggactccatgtatgagaataacatatgggatctagttgatttacctaataaggtaaaacctctacagtgcaaatggctttacaaaataaagcgttctgtagacgcgcaaccagatatctataaggcacgacttgtggcaaaaggtttcactcaagtgcacagattgcattatgatgagatttttgcacctgtagtcatgctacgttccattcggataatcttagcgattgccgtatttcatgattatgagatttggcaaatggatgtgaaaaccgccttcttaaacggttatttggaggaagagttgtacatggtgcaacccgaaggtttcatagatcctgagcatcctaagaaagtatgcaaacttaagagttccatttatggacttaagcaagcttctcggagttggaatcatcgtttcgaccaagtgataaaagagtatggtttcactcgattggtcgaggaaccatgcttatatatcgaGTCGAGTGGGaacaagattgtattcttgatgttgtatgtcgatgacatactcttgattgggaatgacattcctctcctatcttcggttaaaggatggttgaagaaccatttccagatgaaagatctgggtgaggcacaaggcattttgggaatccgtatctaccgagatagatcacgacggacgttatcacttagtcaggagtcttatttggataagattcttgataggttcagcatgaccaactccaagaaggggaaccttccaatgacgtctgggatgcagttgagcaagtctcagtcacccacgacgcctgaaggggttgaacgcatgaatcctgttccttatgcatcggctataggatcaattatgtatgccatgatatgcacacgtccagacgtggcacatgcattgagtatgacgagacgataccaaaagaatccaggtacctacggaggactaaggattgggtattgacttatggaggagatactaagctatgcgcaaccggttacgcagatgctagcttccaaacggatctcagTCCGGTTCGTCTTTACTGAtagtgtgttgtagcagattctactactgaatcgttgaattatgataagcatgtaaggcatgttaattccatgggaattaaacgtgttcctgagttgtagtacttgattatggatttgatacattatctttttcatatactatttataacttcatcgttttatatataatattttgtttttcatgtggattgtcttcgataacattgaacgccacaaagtgaatgaattacattatatttgttttggtccgtaatcgccaatctgagtgataactccggctattatattgtgcagtcgattgatggtgggttcaacgagccataagtcaaacggttgactgatcgatcacagatgcgaaaatgcaaaaccgtctatatcgagtacggaaatagaaataatgttcttagataaactgggtacatagtaacagttatttaaaataactcaaaaccactagggagttggattacatatgttcccttcgagacagcagcaactctagctccattcccgactcgcagggtccacatcacctttttcgagaggtatgatgttctttaggccctgcaaatgattacacagatgagaaccataaccagtatccagtacccaagttccgaaacttgcatagttaatctcaatcatatgaatataagatgacataccaacaggaacgacgctgcctgctttgatgtcctcacggtacacgggacagttcctcctcaaatgtccagtcttgtgacaatgatggcattctatgtcaccgcccttgctctttgccttgccctgtgagccactagtctcaccaggcgcactcttaccgtttcctggcttcttaaactttggctttcctacagctaggtcgccatgagccttgcccttacctttacctttgttgtaaatcgtgagaacatcctgcttcacgctcctactcaatttcatatccttctcggtctgtacgagaagggagtgtagctcatgaggactctttttcaagtcattcatgtagtagttcgccctgaaaagggcaaaaccatcgtgaagagaatgaagcattcggtcaatgacaatgctctcactgattttacaattcagtgcctccagcttctcgacattctcaatcatgtgaagaatgtgggctaaccggttggcccttatggaatttcgcatcaaagaagcgacaggtatgctcatatgtaacgattctcggtgcctttgagaactcgttagtgagcgtggtgaaaatcttgtttgcaccttgggcaatgaagcgtctctgcaaattggtttccattgcaaagatgagtacgttctttatcgcacccgcttccataacgaaatcactataagcgagtgactcgtagactcctgcattggggcctgggtttaccggtattggctcaattaagtacttgagcttaccgtcagcaatggcagcattccgtagtgtcgcctcccagtccgcaaagttgcaCTAGTAGAAAAACACCCTATTGTGACGCTGTTATTgtggcggttctaatagaaacgCCACCAAAAGTAGTTAAGAAAGTATTGGTGGCGGTTTTAATAAGAACTGACGTTATAAAACAAACTATTTGTGGCGGTTTTATTTAAAAACCGCCGTTATAGGGTTTTTGTGGCGGTTTAATTTACAACCGACGTGAAAAGAGTGTGGCGGTTTTATTTAAAACCGCCGCTATATAAAAAAACTTTTGTGGTGGTTTAATTATACAACCAACGTGAAAAATGTGTGACGATTTAATTTAAAAACCGCCACTATAAGACTTTTATTGTGGTTTTTTATTCAAGACATGACAGCCTCATTTAATCCCCCCTCATTCTCATTGTATTGAGTACTGACTATTGAAATTGAAAAATACTGACTACCCAATTACCCACCTTCACAAAGAACCCCACGGCTGCACATTTCATCCATCTTCACAAACTGACCACCCATTTTCACCAAAACCGACTTACCCTATTTTCTCTCTTCCGTCTCCACCTTCATCAATCATCTCCATTCTTCTCTCATTCAACCCCCCTTCCTCTCTGATTAGCTAATTAATCACGATCTGATACCCCTTGCTCTCATTCTCATTATATTTAAATTGAACAAAAATCAACTCCCTCATCTTCACAAAGCACCCACCGCTGCACATTGACCGCCTAACGTCGGCTCGCCGCATGCCTACCGTTGAACGCCGGCGCCGACTTGCCCTATTTCCGCTCTTCTTTATCTCATTTCTAGGTATTTTCTTTTTACTTATATTATTGTTAATAGACCTAATATAATATGCTATTGCTTAGTTATCGTCATTTTGTGATATTATTGAAGGTGTTGTAGGTCAGGGTATACAGAAATTTGGGGTTTTTGGCAAATTACTTGTATTCAGTATTGCTTATCACTTGCTGCAAACTTAAGTTTGTTCAGATTCCTGGGTTTGTACAATCAGTCATGACGCAGTAAGTTATCATATAATGTAATTTCTTCTATCGTTGGTGCAATCAAAGTCAAGTAAGGTAATGTCCTTCACAATTAAGTTGATATAGCATATGCAATGGATTTGCTCGACAACCTGCAGAAGGTAATATATTGATAATCTTGTTTCCAATCTTAAAATCAAATTCCATAATTACATTTTGTTCGTTACTTGGTGAGGGGCCAAAAGAGCACGATGTTACAATAGAGAACCGACAGTTGAAGCATGGTGAGGAGGAGTTACTATAAGCATAGATGGGCGGGTGGTGGTACGCGTAATGAACCTAAACTGGAGGTTCAGAGGAAACGAGACAGTACTGGTTGACAATGTACCTATACAAATATTCTGGGATGTGGTACGCGTAATGATTGGTTGTTTAACAGTAACAGGTCGGCACATGGACTGTTCATTTTCAAACCGGGGTCATTACACAGCTTACTAGACGAAGACGACGACAGTATGAAGGAGGGTGAGggtgaggatgaggatgatgagagtCCGGTGGTGGGTGGTTGCTGCCATTTTGTATTTGCTGTCAAGGTGGATGAGACATGAGACTCTGTCTATCATACTCTCCTTCCTATCCTATCCTAGGTGAAATCATTACTCATTAGGGgttcttaattatttgttatgTACTGTAGGATTGTgatattatatatcatatcatcaTTGTTTTTTTATTGGGATTTTCTAGGATGGTCTTTGACATGCACCTCAGTAGTCTTCGGAGTGCTAATGTGAAAACATTGTGGGAAGATGATGTTCATCCTCACTATGTCATGAGACGTTATGTCGAGTTTACTGCTTCCCTCATTCATCTCAATGTTGACTATGGAGATGGCCAGGTCAGATTCCTCTATTCCTATTATCCTTTTGCTTTATACGCATGTCTCTCCGCTCTGAGCACATGAATCAACATCAGTTATTGCCTATCTTTCAGTTGGAGATGAACTCGGAAAGACTTTTAATGGCAGTTGATAATTTGATTATGAAGCTATCTACACAGTTTCGGAAGTCTAAACTGCAGAGTGTGTTTCTTATCAACAATTATGACA from Silene latifolia isolate original U9 population chromosome 2, ASM4854445v1, whole genome shotgun sequence encodes the following:
- the LOC141643263 gene encoding vacuolar protein sorting-associated protein 52 A-like, with translation MRMMRVRWWVVAAILYLLSRWMRHETLSIILSFLSYPRMVFDMHLSSLRSANVKTLWEDDVHPHYVMRRYVEFTASLIHLNVDYGDGQLEMNSERLLMAVDNLIMKLSTQFRKSKLQSVFLINNYDMTISVLKEAGLDGGKIQMHFEDVLKSQTSIFVIVEFIAVLVKVVKAGNQDADMEFIFHFILT